The proteins below are encoded in one region of Clostridiales bacterium:
- a CDS encoding ABC transporter permease subunit: protein MSEKTVTVHRGKGIVKGKSPLLKAIVRDRYLYLFLVPILAYYIVFKYGPMYGVIIAFKDFRFADGILGSKWVGFKHFQRLFTSRDFLMILRNTLLLNIYSVVFAFPIPIILAILLNEIRCIFFKKVSQSLFYLPHFISWVVLGGIVVALLSPSTGVINIILSRVFGIKPIYFMASTKWWPVVFILSGIWHDAGWGTIIFLAAITGINTELYEAAVLDGANKFQQIWHVTLPGIRSTIAILLILRMGSMMDVGFEQIFILQNGAVTNVAEVISTYVYRLGIQGMQYSYTTALGLFQSVISMILVLGSNKIIKAMGETGLW, encoded by the coding sequence TTGAGTGAAAAAACAGTTACAGTTCATAGAGGCAAAGGAATAGTAAAAGGGAAATCACCATTATTAAAAGCGATAGTTAGAGACAGGTATCTATATCTTTTTTTGGTTCCAATACTGGCATATTATATTGTTTTCAAGTATGGCCCCATGTATGGAGTAATAATAGCATTTAAAGATTTTAGATTTGCAGACGGTATACTTGGCAGTAAGTGGGTTGGATTTAAACATTTTCAAAGACTATTTACAAGTCGGGATTTTTTAATGATACTTAGAAATACCCTACTTCTTAATATATATAGTGTTGTGTTTGCCTTCCCCATACCAATAATTCTTGCAATATTGCTAAACGAGATACGCTGCATTTTTTTCAAAAAAGTATCACAGAGCTTATTTTATCTGCCGCATTTTATTTCATGGGTTGTTCTCGGGGGTATAGTGGTTGCACTTTTGTCTCCAAGCACAGGCGTTATTAATATCATACTTTCCCGGGTATTCGGGATTAAACCCATATATTTTATGGCGAGCACGAAGTGGTGGCCTGTGGTATTTATACTATCAGGCATATGGCATGACGCAGGATGGGGAACAATAATATTTTTGGCGGCAATAACAGGTATTAATACTGAACTTTATGAAGCTGCCGTACTGGATGGAGCCAATAAATTCCAGCAGATCTGGCATGTAACTCTTCCCGGGATACGGAGTACCATAGCAATTTTACTTATATTGAGAATGGGTTCCATGATGGATGTCGGCTTTGAGCAGATATTTATACTGCAAAATGGTGCGGTTACCAATGTCGCTGAGGTTATAAGCACATATGTGTATAGACTTGGAATACAGGGTATGCAATACAGTTATACTACGGCCCTGGGACTTTTTCAATCTGTTATAAGCATGATACTGGTTTTGGGTTCCAACAAAATAATAAAGGCTATGGGAGAAACAGGGCTTTGGTAA
- a CDS encoding carbohydrate ABC transporter permease: MTIKKSTGEKIFIVINYIFIGLCSFIALYPFIQIVATSFSSSRAVSSGEIFWRPVEFNVLAYKQLLQDGQIFVAMKNTVILTVVGTIINMSATVLAAYSLSKKRLKGRKVFLLIIIFTMLFNGGLIPNFILIKNLGLMNKYAGLWLMGLISTYNMFVMKTFFEGLPDSLEEAAAIDGANDIQILVRIVIPLSLPMLATLTLFYAVGWWNSYFNAMIYITSTGKMPLMVKLMQMLDMAQMIMINTNLSGGTEGIIENTVAPETLKAASIVIATLPILCIYPFLQKYFVKGVLIGSIKG; encoded by the coding sequence TTGACTATTAAAAAATCTACCGGTGAAAAGATATTTATTGTGATCAATTATATATTTATAGGTCTTTGTTCTTTTATTGCGCTTTATCCTTTTATACAGATAGTTGCGACTTCATTCAGCAGCAGTCGTGCTGTATCTTCAGGGGAAATATTCTGGAGGCCTGTGGAATTTAATGTTCTTGCATATAAACAATTGCTCCAAGACGGCCAGATATTTGTTGCCATGAAGAATACTGTGATTTTAACCGTTGTCGGCACAATAATAAATATGTCGGCAACAGTGCTTGCTGCTTACTCGTTATCGAAAAAGAGGTTAAAGGGAAGAAAGGTTTTCTTATTGATAATTATTTTTACAATGCTCTTTAACGGAGGATTGATTCCAAATTTTATATTGATAAAAAATCTGGGCCTTATGAACAAGTATGCGGGGTTATGGCTTATGGGGCTTATAAGTACGTACAATATGTTTGTAATGAAAACTTTTTTTGAAGGCCTCCCGGATAGCTTGGAGGAGGCAGCCGCGATAGATGGGGCAAATGACATTCAAATACTTGTGCGTATAGTAATACCTCTCTCCCTTCCGATGCTTGCCACGCTCACGCTATTCTATGCTGTAGGATGGTGGAACTCATATTTTAATGCGATGATTTATATTACAAGCACGGGCAAGATGCCTTTGATGGTGAAACTCATGCAGATGCTCGATATGGCACAGATGATAATGATAAATACAAATCTTTCCGGAGGAACTGAAGGTATCATAGAAAATACTGTAGCGCCTGAAACTCTGAAAGCTGCATCAATAGTCATAGCAACACTTCCAATACTCTGTATATATCCATTCCTTCAGAAATATTTCGTAAAGGGTGTATTGATAGGCTCTATAAAGGGTTGA
- a CDS encoding extracellular solute-binding protein: MKLEKFKRVVSVLLMVLMVLIMPGCGSKPGNKEGGNAGSNSADQYDKLPKEVSAIILDRGQVPASEGTYEENRWTKYINQNSGVKVKWVPVPRTQDIQKMNTLIASGQAPDLLWEYSRDYISQLVDQGALQPIDEYIQKYSIAYKNYLAKNSELKPYVTFNNKMYAFTSKRGIDSIANHAMWIRQDWLDKLGLKMPTTDEELFKVAEAFKNQDPDGNGKADTYGFAFNYNMAGIVSALYGAAWNIVDNGKIINPLNTERYKDVLAFRKKMFDEGLIDKEFITDTNFTRERQIWVTGKAGIYFGGWNMGNEWKDLKKNVPNAQMVPLESVSTKYGKFGMWQEPPANRIIGVNKDAKNPKAIVQLMDWLIDKGWFTITFGIEGSNYKMVNNVPQAIDADKNRTELGYSGEYALISQLDPKADWFPIMAASDAMSQEYAKVESLSLETQLKNKFPRTTPYNPTSTDISQLSTEFQPIQADIETKVVTGGSKYTVDWGIEQLRNERKRLGGDKVDAYVQEWYDKNKESFSK, encoded by the coding sequence ATGAAGTTGGAGAAATTCAAAAGGGTTGTTTCAGTATTACTTATGGTCCTTATGGTATTAATTATGCCAGGGTGTGGAAGCAAACCGGGGAATAAAGAAGGAGGCAATGCCGGTTCTAATTCTGCAGACCAGTATGATAAGCTACCTAAGGAGGTAAGCGCTATCATATTAGACAGAGGACAGGTTCCAGCCTCGGAAGGAACATATGAGGAAAACCGCTGGACAAAATACATCAATCAAAATTCAGGCGTTAAGGTAAAATGGGTACCTGTACCAAGGACTCAGGATATTCAAAAAATGAATACGCTTATTGCCTCCGGACAGGCTCCGGATCTTCTCTGGGAATATAGCAGGGATTATATATCACAACTAGTTGACCAGGGAGCACTTCAGCCTATAGATGAATATATACAAAAATACAGCATAGCGTATAAAAACTATCTTGCTAAAAATTCGGAATTAAAACCCTATGTTACTTTTAATAATAAAATGTATGCTTTCACAAGCAAAAGAGGGATAGATTCAATAGCTAACCATGCTATGTGGATCAGACAGGATTGGCTTGACAAACTGGGCCTTAAAATGCCGACTACCGACGAAGAGTTATTTAAAGTTGCAGAAGCTTTCAAGAATCAGGATCCGGACGGTAATGGCAAAGCGGATACCTATGGATTCGCATTCAACTATAATATGGCCGGTATAGTTTCCGCTCTATATGGAGCTGCATGGAATATTGTAGATAATGGTAAAATAATCAATCCGTTAAACACGGAAAGATATAAAGACGTGTTGGCATTTAGAAAAAAAATGTTCGATGAAGGTTTAATAGACAAGGAATTTATAACAGATACAAACTTTACAAGAGAGAGGCAGATTTGGGTTACCGGTAAAGCAGGAATATATTTTGGCGGATGGAATATGGGAAATGAGTGGAAAGATTTAAAGAAGAATGTCCCTAACGCTCAAATGGTACCGCTTGAATCGGTGTCGACCAAGTACGGCAAGTTTGGAATGTGGCAGGAACCCCCTGCGAATCGTATAATAGGTGTCAATAAGGATGCAAAGAATCCAAAGGCTATTGTACAGTTAATGGATTGGCTGATTGACAAGGGATGGTTTACCATAACGTTTGGTATAGAAGGCAGCAACTATAAGATGGTAAATAATGTACCGCAGGCTATAGATGCTGATAAAAACAGAACTGAGCTTGGATATTCAGGTGAATATGCGCTCATAAGCCAGTTAGATCCGAAAGCTGATTGGTTTCCTATAATGGCTGCATCGGATGCTATGTCCCAGGAATATGCCAAAGTTGAATCGCTGTCTCTTGAGACACAGCTTAAGAATAAATTCCCAAGGACAACGCCTTATAATCCTACAAGCACTGATATATCTCAACTTAGTACTGAATTTCAACCGATACAAGCAGATATTGAGACAAAAGTAGTGACGGGTGGAAGCAAATATACTGTTGATTGGGGAATAGAGCAGTTGCGCAATGAGAGAAAGCGTCTTGGCGGTGATAAAGTAGATGCATATGTCCAGGAATGGTATGATAAAAACAAGGAAAGTTTTTCAAAGTAG
- a CDS encoding oligogalacturonate lyase family protein → MGKGQKSVNIFKKYNDKYTGRKVVRLTSDKYISHHPYFYNKMITNDGRYLIYASNRDGNRNYYKLDLMNGANIQLTDGYEIDDFSACLSGNDKFLFYINGDSVIRLDMDSLNEEIIYKTPEKWKIGAFGMSSDDKFMLVNEMNKKDIVQNNNWSAFETQWAVKPNCRLIYIDVDNKRSRVIHEEAHCWLGHPQIRPHNNNVLMFCHEGPGTKIDARIWLINSDGTNLRCATPKEPDEVVTTHEYWINNGSKIAFMHRQINGRTTIRYVDPITLKIKELMECSNYCHFTSDSKNTIIVGDAQPPVEPFLFIVDVASRKEEKLCFHGTSWKSYGSTQDCHPHPAFTPDENAIIFTSDMDGKPCVYKVEI, encoded by the coding sequence TTGGGCAAAGGCCAAAAGTCTGTAAATATATTTAAAAAATATAATGATAAATATACGGGAAGGAAAGTCGTAAGGCTCACATCAGATAAATATATAAGCCATCATCCATATTTCTATAATAAAATGATAACGAATGATGGAAGGTATTTGATATATGCAAGTAATAGGGACGGCAATAGGAACTATTACAAACTTGATTTAATGAATGGCGCGAATATACAGCTTACGGATGGTTATGAAATCGATGACTTCAGTGCATGTCTTTCAGGAAACGATAAATTTTTATTTTATATTAACGGAGATTCTGTAATAAGACTTGATATGGATTCATTGAATGAAGAAATTATTTACAAAACGCCTGAGAAATGGAAAATAGGTGCGTTTGGAATGAGCTCTGACGATAAATTCATGCTTGTCAATGAAATGAATAAGAAGGACATTGTACAGAATAATAACTGGTCTGCTTTTGAAACTCAATGGGCCGTAAAACCGAACTGCCGCCTGATATATATCGATGTAGATAATAAAAGGAGCAGGGTTATTCATGAAGAGGCCCACTGTTGGCTCGGACATCCTCAAATAAGGCCGCATAATAATAACGTTCTCATGTTCTGCCATGAAGGTCCGGGAACTAAAATAGATGCGAGAATATGGCTTATCAATTCTGATGGCACTAATTTAAGATGTGCCACGCCAAAAGAACCGGATGAGGTGGTTACTACGCATGAATACTGGATAAATAATGGTTCAAAAATAGCATTTATGCACAGGCAAATAAATGGCCGCACTACTATAAGATATGTTGATCCTATTACTTTGAAAATAAAAGAATTAATGGAGTGCTCGAATTATTGTCATTTTACCTCGGATTCAAAAAATACAATAATTGTTGGGGATGCCCAACCGCCTGTAGAACCGTTTCTTTTTATAGTTGATGTCGCAAGTAGAAAAGAAGAGAAATTATGCTTCCATGGCACGAGCTGGAAAAGTTATGGCTCAACTCAGGACTGTCATCCTCATCCAGCTTTTACGCCGGATGAAAATGCTATCATTTTTACTTCAGATATGGATGGGAAGCCATGTGTTTACAAAGTAGAAATATAG
- a CDS encoding cation diffusion facilitator family transporter → MFIEFITKKFIKNYKDIENRSVRQSYGTLVSIIGLIINSMLFLIEFIIGILVNSIAVTADSFDKLSDASSSVITLAGFKLSNKPADKEHPFGHGRIEYLSAMLVASLILLVGVRFISSSFSRILKPQDVKFNIIFFLIILLAIPLKLYLSHLNKYIGKKINSSALKAAGADSLNDVFTLSGVVLSMIISGFLHIHIDGYVGVLIAFAIIMSGISIMKDTIDPLLGEAPDPTLVKEIKRLALSHKLIIGIHDLVIHNYGPGRCMASFHAEVPYNVDIMTLHSEIDKTEKEITNKLNIFTVIHMDPVCNDSKEISDAKEEVLAILKKFPEIGSMHDFRVVGKGKDKNLIFDIVIPFGIKVSPAKKELLKQELTKEIKKKHPAYDAVITVDRDYTT, encoded by the coding sequence ATGTTTATTGAATTTATAACGAAAAAGTTCATAAAAAATTACAAGGACATTGAGAATAGAAGTGTGCGTCAGTCTTATGGCACCTTGGTAAGCATAATAGGCTTGATCATTAACTCCATGCTTTTCTTAATAGAGTTTATAATAGGCATCCTGGTAAACAGCATAGCCGTAACGGCGGATTCTTTTGACAAGCTTTCGGATGCATCTTCGTCCGTAATAACTCTTGCGGGATTTAAACTTTCCAATAAACCCGCCGATAAAGAACACCCTTTCGGGCACGGACGCATAGAGTATTTGTCAGCCATGCTGGTAGCCTCACTAATATTGCTGGTTGGCGTAAGATTCATAAGTAGTTCATTTTCGAGAATACTCAAGCCTCAAGATGTAAAATTTAATATTATATTCTTCCTCATCATTCTACTTGCGATACCTCTTAAGTTGTATTTGAGCCATCTCAATAAGTATATAGGTAAAAAGATTAATTCTTCCGCCCTAAAAGCTGCCGGAGCGGATTCGTTGAACGATGTCTTTACTTTGAGCGGAGTCGTGCTGTCGATGATCATATCAGGTTTTCTGCATATCCATATTGATGGATATGTTGGCGTACTGATTGCATTTGCGATTATCATGTCCGGTATATCTATAATGAAAGATACTATAGACCCTCTCTTGGGCGAGGCTCCGGATCCGACCCTTGTAAAGGAAATCAAAAGGCTTGCTTTAAGCCATAAACTGATAATCGGAATCCACGACCTTGTAATACACAACTATGGGCCAGGGAGATGCATGGCTTCATTTCATGCAGAAGTCCCTTATAATGTGGATATAATGACATTGCATTCTGAAATAGATAAAACCGAAAAAGAGATAACAAATAAGCTTAACATTTTTACAGTAATACACATGGATCCTGTATGCAACGATTCAAAAGAGATATCGGATGCAAAGGAAGAAGTGTTGGCCATTCTCAAAAAATTTCCCGAAATCGGATCTATGCACGACTTCCGGGTAGTCGGTAAAGGAAAAGATAAAAATCTTATATTCGATATTGTAATCCCTTTCGGAATAAAAGTTTCGCCTGCGAAGAAGGAACTTTTAAAACAAGAATTAACTAAAGAGATCAAAAAAAAGCACCCTGCCTACGATGCTGTAATAACTGTCGACAGGGATTATACAACATAA
- a CDS encoding ROK family transcriptional regulator, producing the protein MNIRKLDQETLKNLNRQIILNYIRKYREISRIDLAEHTKLSPTTVSSITSELIQKGIVTETRIGESNGGRRPVMVGINPMSACIIAIILTPKGIRYALADLNCDIYGEKYVKCTIDSSDKAMDVILNSIQDIKGGFPDAAGKIYGITISIPGVIDHEEGKVLYSSRLNIKDFNMASEVKRKTGIDCYVFKDTDAFILGEHRFGVAIGYENFVYIIVENGVGMSYINSGKLFKPGPSGGFELGHMTIDSNGPECSCGNRGCLGTVVSEIPILNRIKKLKEKGYETCIVNTDKLSLSDIVDFSNKNDKAARYVLEEQARLLGIAVATVVNLLNPELVVIGGPLSKCRWGFLDILNDCVKDRALQIYSKNTTIKFARPGEESALKGMADEIYERDIFRPVEI; encoded by the coding sequence ATGAACATAAGAAAGTTAGACCAGGAGACATTAAAAAATCTTAACAGGCAGATAATTCTAAACTACATACGCAAATACAGGGAAATATCGAGGATCGATCTTGCAGAACATACAAAACTGAGCCCGACCACGGTATCATCGATTACGTCTGAACTTATTCAAAAGGGAATAGTAACTGAAACGAGAATAGGCGAATCCAATGGTGGGAGACGTCCCGTAATGGTAGGCATAAACCCGATGTCGGCGTGCATTATCGCGATTATTTTGACACCCAAGGGGATAAGATATGCTCTTGCCGACCTGAACTGCGATATATATGGGGAAAAGTATGTTAAATGTACCATAGATTCCAGCGATAAAGCAATGGATGTCATATTGAACAGCATACAGGATATAAAAGGTGGATTTCCGGATGCGGCGGGTAAAATATACGGCATAACCATAAGTATCCCTGGTGTAATCGATCATGAAGAGGGCAAGGTGCTGTATTCATCAAGGCTCAATATCAAAGATTTCAATATGGCTTCAGAGGTTAAAAGGAAAACAGGGATAGACTGTTACGTTTTTAAAGATACCGATGCATTTATACTTGGCGAGCATAGATTCGGCGTGGCGATTGGGTATGAAAACTTTGTATATATAATAGTAGAAAACGGGGTAGGCATGTCCTATATAAACTCGGGTAAACTTTTTAAGCCGGGGCCCAGCGGTGGTTTTGAACTCGGGCATATGACTATCGACTCAAATGGGCCCGAATGTTCATGCGGCAACAGAGGCTGTCTCGGGACTGTTGTTTCTGAGATTCCGATTCTGAACAGAATAAAGAAGCTTAAAGAAAAAGGATATGAAACCTGTATAGTCAATACAGACAAGCTTTCTTTATCTGATATTGTGGATTTTTCAAATAAAAACGATAAAGCTGCAAGATATGTGCTTGAAGAGCAGGCACGGCTCCTTGGCATAGCAGTGGCAACTGTAGTAAATTTGTTAAACCCGGAGCTTGTTGTAATCGGCGGCCCCTTAAGCAAATGCCGCTGGGGCTTTCTCGATATCTTGAATGACTGTGTCAAAGACAGGGCTCTTCAGATATACAGTAAAAATACGACTATCAAATTTGCAAGACCTGGAGAGGAATCGGCATTAAAGGGTATGGCTGATGAAATATATGAAAGAGACATATTCAGACCGGTTGAGATTTAA
- a CDS encoding ABC transporter substrate-binding protein, producing MKLKRLLSLAICVSMLVVVFAGCSKKGTQTTGTENKKTDIIYWQHSSQARDDMMKTLAYEFMQKNSDINIKTEFIPEEDYSTKLTSALATNAAPDVFQVESGMIPRLVKADAVQPLDETVMPSDKIKSDFVPAAVDGLQVGGKYYGMPTDMQTIVLYWNKDLLKAENLDAEKGPQTWDELLDWAKKLTKVSNGKMVQSGWGETGYHPEVQAFVYTNGGKMTDDSGKYVFADDPKSVEAIKFMADAYKVSKVYDTKFMATWAGFRQGKVAIMLGHPAMFGNLKKTAPNVKLGIGLVPTKDGKRVTAVTSWAYVASKKANSSASTKWIEYLSSQDVEKRWTQNTGELPARKALINDADLVKDPQVKILLSSLNDSKVGSLQTGALNKIWSDAFQKLILSDAPFDATLKQLQSDLNTEASKDLK from the coding sequence ATGAAACTTAAAAGATTACTAAGCTTAGCAATTTGTGTATCTATGTTAGTAGTTGTATTTGCAGGATGTTCCAAGAAGGGAACCCAGACTACAGGTACAGAGAACAAAAAGACAGACATAATTTACTGGCAGCACAGCAGCCAGGCAAGGGATGACATGATGAAGACTCTTGCATATGAATTTATGCAGAAGAATTCCGACATAAATATAAAAACCGAATTCATCCCTGAGGAAGATTATTCAACTAAACTTACATCTGCTCTTGCAACCAATGCCGCACCGGATGTATTCCAGGTTGAATCCGGAATGATCCCAAGACTGGTAAAGGCAGATGCAGTTCAGCCACTTGACGAAACGGTAATGCCGTCTGATAAGATAAAAAGCGATTTTGTCCCTGCAGCAGTCGACGGGCTGCAAGTTGGCGGAAAATACTATGGAATGCCGACAGATATGCAGACGATAGTTCTTTACTGGAATAAGGATCTTTTAAAGGCGGAAAATCTTGACGCGGAAAAAGGACCTCAGACATGGGATGAACTTTTGGATTGGGCTAAAAAGCTTACAAAGGTAAGCAATGGTAAAATGGTTCAATCGGGATGGGGAGAAACAGGCTATCATCCTGAAGTTCAGGCATTTGTTTATACTAATGGCGGCAAAATGACTGATGACAGCGGAAAGTATGTATTTGCCGATGATCCAAAGTCGGTTGAAGCAATAAAGTTTATGGCAGATGCATATAAGGTTTCCAAGGTTTATGATACGAAATTCATGGCAACCTGGGCAGGATTCAGACAGGGCAAAGTAGCTATAATGCTTGGTCATCCTGCAATGTTCGGCAACTTAAAAAAGACGGCACCGAATGTAAAATTAGGCATTGGCCTTGTGCCGACTAAAGATGGAAAACGTGTTACGGCAGTTACATCATGGGCATATGTTGCTTCAAAGAAAGCCAATTCATCAGCATCTACTAAATGGATAGAGTATCTTTCAAGCCAGGATGTTGAAAAGAGATGGACCCAGAACACTGGTGAACTTCCTGCAAGAAAGGCCTTAATCAACGACGCGGATCTTGTAAAGGACCCACAGGTCAAGATACTTCTTTCATCTTTAAATGATTCCAAAGTAGGATCACTGCAAACAGGAGCTTTAAACAAGATTTGGAGCGATGCTTTTCAGAAGCTGATACTCAGTGATGCACCTTTTGATGCAACATTAAAGCAGCTGCAAAGCGATCTGAATACCGAGGCCTCAAAGGATTTGAAATAA
- a CDS encoding sugar ABC transporter permease codes for MENSMKAKADANLFKAPKTRKFKSIKIVPYVFIAPAIIYLFIVTIIPAIMALPISFTDWTALTPRMHFIGIENYKRLLHDRAFFQSILVMSKFFIAVPLTMAAGLLVAMLLNNKLKGMTFFRVVYYSPVITSTIAAAILFDWFFQPTYGLFNSILNMLGIPGIGWVSDAKTAAMSVIIFVVWKRAGNSMLIYLAGLQGVPDMYMEAADIDGASWWQKFWYITLPLLKPANIYLFITGIISTFMIFQETYMLQGPLKSTETVVYYIYEKGFTSTEMGYASAMSFVLFVVILIITILQFKVMDVDANSN; via the coding sequence ATGGAAAATTCAATGAAAGCAAAAGCTGATGCAAATTTATTTAAAGCTCCTAAAACAAGGAAATTTAAAAGCATAAAAATCGTTCCGTATGTGTTTATTGCACCGGCTATTATTTATCTTTTTATAGTTACAATTATACCTGCTATAATGGCTCTCCCAATAAGTTTTACCGATTGGACTGCCCTAACTCCGCGAATGCATTTTATCGGCATTGAAAATTACAAACGTCTCCTTCACGACCGGGCTTTTTTCCAATCAATACTGGTTATGTCGAAGTTTTTTATCGCGGTTCCTCTAACGATGGCAGCAGGATTGCTCGTTGCGATGCTGCTTAATAATAAACTTAAAGGGATGACTTTTTTCAGAGTGGTTTATTATTCTCCAGTAATTACATCTACCATAGCTGCAGCCATATTATTCGATTGGTTTTTTCAGCCGACTTATGGGCTTTTCAACAGCATATTGAATATGCTGGGAATTCCAGGGATCGGATGGGTGTCGGATGCAAAGACGGCGGCGATGTCCGTAATCATATTCGTAGTATGGAAAAGAGCAGGGAACTCAATGCTCATATATCTGGCGGGGCTTCAGGGGGTACCCGATATGTATATGGAAGCCGCGGATATCGACGGGGCATCGTGGTGGCAAAAGTTCTGGTATATTACTCTTCCACTTTTGAAGCCTGCCAATATCTATCTGTTTATAACAGGCATAATAAGTACATTTATGATATTTCAGGAAACATATATGCTGCAGGGCCCTTTAAAGAGCACCGAAACCGTCGTATATTACATTTACGAAAAAGGGTTTACGAGTACCGAGATGGGCTATGCAAGTGCCATGTCCTTTGTACTCTTTGTGGTAATCCTTATAATTACAATCCTGCAGTTTAAAGTCATGGATGTAGATGCTAATTCCAATTAA
- a CDS encoding carbohydrate ABC transporter permease: protein MRKNKINKNIILYIVLIACSLLVIVPFAWMIFSSFKTVEEFYYMPPKILPKKFILDNFKELFQKANFGLYYLNSLYVAAVQVVLDIIIVTTAGYGFAKYDFKGKKVLFTIVLATTMVPWVATIIPLYIMAYKSGVVNTYFGLIFPGLADAFSIFLARNFMSTIPTTLIEAGRIDGAGEFKIFRVLVLPLTKPIIAVLTINKFIGSWNAFVWPLLVVTSEELRTLPIAVAKFSSQYYDAYNLKMAAATLAIIPVLIVYVSFQKYFVAGISLTGIKE from the coding sequence ATGAGAAAAAATAAAATAAACAAAAATATAATCTTATATATAGTTCTTATTGCATGTTCATTGCTTGTTATTGTACCTTTTGCATGGATGATATTTTCATCTTTCAAAACAGTAGAAGAATTTTATTATATGCCTCCAAAAATTCTCCCCAAGAAATTCATACTTGATAATTTTAAGGAACTGTTTCAAAAGGCAAATTTCGGTCTTTATTATTTAAACAGCTTATATGTAGCTGCAGTGCAGGTAGTGCTGGATATTATCATTGTAACTACTGCGGGATATGGATTTGCCAAGTATGATTTTAAAGGTAAAAAGGTATTATTTACGATAGTACTGGCGACGACAATGGTGCCATGGGTTGCAACGATAATTCCACTTTATATAATGGCATATAAGTCAGGAGTTGTGAACACTTATTTCGGGCTCATATTTCCAGGGCTTGCAGATGCATTCAGCATTTTCCTTGCCCGTAATTTCATGTCGACTATACCTACGACACTGATTGAGGCCGGGAGGATAGACGGTGCAGGGGAGTTTAAAATATTCAGAGTCCTTGTGCTTCCGTTAACAAAGCCTATTATTGCCGTCTTAACCATCAATAAATTTATAGGAAGCTGGAATGCATTTGTATGGCCGCTTCTCGTAGTGACAAGCGAGGAATTAAGAACACTTCCTATTGCTGTCGCTAAGTTTTCCAGTCAGTATTACGATGCATATAATTTAAAGATGGCAGCCGCCACTCTTGCAATAATACCTGTATTGATAGTTTATGTTTCTTTTCAGAAATACTTTGTGGCCGGTATATCTTTAACAGGCATTAAGGAGTGA
- a CDS encoding PHP domain-containing protein, with the protein MKRVDYHVHTNFSDGQASYAEVIDRAKEIGLYSIAITDHFDSFDKGKSFCLKTDDELMDHFDRIREYGSKIGQNVLCGIETCTDYEGNLRLSDIVIESCDIIITSPHYVEYDGPLIPGHYFNDCYWEAYKRKVLNMARGPGDILGHSEGYLPLGKLLVPGTTTYEERKKLCYKIACRYFDNEYIDELAKMLKISGKALELHCATHTPREAVIQKMIENKISISLGSDSHVLPSVGKVEWGLSVLEKYNGEKLQFIK; encoded by the coding sequence TTGAAAAGGGTCGATTATCATGTGCACACGAATTTCTCGGATGGTCAGGCTTCCTATGCCGAGGTAATAGACAGGGCAAAGGAAATCGGGCTTTACAGCATAGCTATAACGGATCATTTTGATAGTTTTGATAAAGGGAAAAGCTTCTGCTTAAAAACCGATGATGAACTGATGGACCATTTTGACAGGATACGCGAATATGGCAGTAAGATCGGGCAGAATGTTTTATGCGGCATTGAAACCTGTACGGATTATGAGGGAAACCTCAGGCTTTCCGATATAGTTATAGAAAGCTGCGACATTATCATAACAAGCCCTCATTATGTCGAATATGACGGCCCTTTGATTCCGGGCCACTATTTCAATGATTGTTACTGGGAAGCCTATAAAAGAAAAGTTTTGAATATGGCAAGGGGACCCGGCGATATACTGGGACATTCTGAAGGGTATTTGCCACTTGGAAAGTTGCTCGTCCCGGGAACTACTACTTATGAAGAAAGAAAGAAGTTATGCTATAAGATAGCTTGCAGATATTTCGACAATGAATATATAGATGAACTTGCTAAAATGTTGAAGATATCGGGAAAGGCACTGGAGCTTCATTGTGCGACGCATACGCCGAGGGAGGCAGTCATACAGAAAATGATTGAAAATAAAATTTCCATAAGCCTTGGAAGCGATTCACATGTTCTGCCAAGTGTGGGCAAAGTGGAATGGGGACTTAGCGTGTTGGAAAAGTATAATGGCGAAAAGCTACAGTTTATTAAATAA